A genomic segment from Colletotrichum higginsianum IMI 349063 chromosome 5, whole genome shotgun sequence encodes:
- a CDS encoding PHD-finger domain-containing protein, producing the protein MDSDVEPKVKGDGGRQDENDHEMADAPVQDAAVPPEAPPAASQAAVSNQTDSKFAPPSSDPDHLPPTLQQPTDPASPTANPSTTILETTEKPHEPQKMAPKKKGTAAIKKTPKRPKGGGGTKAGRPKKQADTVSTTSSTNLQEEPGGGSDEESDNGPYCICRGPDDHRFMISCDVCEDWFHGECIDIAKDVGENLIERFVCPNCTDVENNVVSLFKKICSYGKCVKAARLYGDGEKSAFCSDEHKQLWWEKGIASLPKKSLAKNTQNGLTQEELMALLNSDLAAVDPDDGQWRVQTRPFAPPATGAESPEAKSKTLAPGILTEEEVDILKTSAAERYKMGEEVVLCQKMLQLLDWASDRRKSLIASKHFDDAACGYDDRLDQVGVVGPFANWLHSDEAKEIFKAGSLDVGSRLSGDDKNICDKKRCKAHQGWYSIHTRDVRYQMKLLAMDANKKLDKERLIKQSAAERKLRKEAEKNYVQAVLPDGTLGPPRSA; encoded by the exons ATGGATTCAGATGTTGAGCCCAAGGTGAAAGGGGACGGAGGCAGGCAGGATGAGAATGACCATGAAATGGCAGATGCACCTGTCCAAGACGCCGCTGTTCCTCCAGAAGCACCTCCGGCCGCGTCTCAAGCCGCAGTCTCAAACCAGACAGATTCCAAATttgctcctccttcctcaGATCCAGATCATCTCCCACCCACACTTCAGCAACCAACAGACCCAGCCTCACCAACAGCCAACCCCAGCACCACCATCCTGGAAACGACGGAGAAGCCTCACGAACCGCAAAAGATGGctcccaagaagaagggtaCCGCTGCAATCAAGAAGACGCCAAAGCGGcccaagggcggcggcggcaccaagGCTGGCAGGCCGAAGAAGCAGGCCGACACCGTCtccacgacgtcgtcgaccaaCCTGCAGGAGGAGCCGGGCGGTGGCTCGGACGAAGAATCCGACAACGGACCGTATTGCATCTGTCGCGGCCCCGACGACCACCGCTTCATGATCTCGTGCGACGTCTGCGAGGACTGGTTCCACGGGGAGTGCATCGACATTGCTAAGGACGTTGGCGAGAACCTCATCGAGCGCTTCGTGTGCCCTAACTGCACCGACGTCGAGAATAACGTCGTCAGCCTGTTCAAGAAGATCTGCTCCTACGGCAAGTGCGTCAAGGCCGCCCGTCTAtacggcgatggcgagaaGAGCGCCTTTTGCTCCGACGAGCACAAGCAGCTGTGGTGGGAGAAGGGCATCGCCTCGTTGCCCAAGAAGTCCTTGGCTAAAAACACCCAGAACGGACTGACCCAGGAGGAGCTCATGGCTCTTTTGAACAGCGatctggccgccgtcgatcCGGACGATGGCCAGTGGAGGGTCCAAACTCGTCCGTTCGCTCCCCCGGCCACTGGAG CCGAGAGTCCCGAGGCTAAGAGTAAGACTCTCGCTCCCGGCATCCTGactgaggaggaggtcgacatcctcaagacctcggccgccgagcgCTACAAgatgggcgaggaggtcgtccTCTGCCAGAAGAtgctgcagctgctcgaCTGGGCCAGCGACCGGCGCAAGTCTCTCATCGCGTCCAAGCACTTCGACGACGCGGCGTGCGGTTACGATGACCGGCTCGACCaagtcggcgtcgtcgggccCTTTGCCAACTGGCTCCACTcagacgaggccaaggagatcTTCAAGGCCGGcagcctcgacgtcggcagcCGGCTGAGTGGCGACGACAAGAACATTTGCGACAAGAAGCGCTGCAAGGCGCACCAGGGCTGGTACTCGATCCACACTAGGGACGTGCGATACCAGATGAAGCTGCTGGCCATGGACGCAaacaagaagctcgacaaggAGCGCCTGATCAAGCAGTCGGCCGCCGAGCGGAAGCTGAggaaggaggccgagaagaatTACGTCCAGGCCGTCCTTCCCGATGGAACTCTCGGACCACCCCGGTCTGCGTGA
- a CDS encoding SCO1/SenC produces the protein MSQPSSRLLWKSISSTSATQCRRCISQAAIPKQTRPTAAPNAFQTRPSPAQRRTKTYKTVEEAKSRYRSGPFSWKAGLLFVGTGVGLTWYFEHEKQRMERKRIADATKGIGRPKVGGPFELTDQNGNKFTSEDMKGRYALVYFGFTHCPDICPDELDKMAQMYDLVEQKRPGSVLPIFITCDPERDTPAVVKEYLAEFHPKFIGLTGTYDEIKDMCKLYRVYFSTPQHVKPGQDYLVDHSIYFYLMDPEGDFVEALGRQHSPSAAAKVILDHMNDWEGSWKKN, from the exons ATGTCGCAACCATCCTCGAGGCTCTTGTGGAAGTCCATTTCCTCCACATCAGCGACACAATGCCGCAGATGCATCTCCCAAGCAGCGATCCCTAAGCAGACCCGGCCGACTGCCGCGCCGAATGCGTTCCAGACGAGACCCTCTCCGGCGCAGAGAAGGACGAAGACATACAAGACTGTGGAGGAGGCAAAGAGCAGATATAGATCAGGG CCCTTCTCGTGGAAGGCCGGTCTTCTGTTCGTCGGCACAGGTGTTGGCTTGACATGGTACTTTGAACACGAGAAGCAGCGCATGGAGCGCAAGCGCATCGCGGATGCGACCAAGGGCATCGGACGGCCCAAGGTTGGAGGGCCGTTTGAGTTGACCGACCAGAACGGAAACAAGTTCACGAGCGAGGACATGAAGGGCCGATATGCATTG GTCTACTTTGGCTTCACGCACTGCCCCGACATCTGccccgacgagctcgacaagATGGCCCAGATgtacgacctcgtcgagcagaAGCGACCCGGCTCGGTGCTCCCTATCTTCATCACGTGCGACCCGGAGCGCGACACCCCGGCGGTGGTCAAGGAGTACCTCGCCGAGTTCCACCCTAAGTTCATCGGGCTGACAGGTACCTACGACGAGATCAAGGACATGTGCAAGCTGTACCGCGTCTACTTCAGCACGCCGCAGCATGTTAAGCCCGGCCAGGATTACCTGGTAGACCACAGCATATACTTTTACCTGATGGACCCCGAGGGCGACTTCGTCGAGGCCCTGGGACGCCAGcactcgccgtcggcggcggccaaggtcaTCCTGGACCACATGAACGACTGGGAGGGCAGCTGGAAGAAGAACTAA